Proteins encoded together in one Cicer arietinum cultivar CDC Frontier isolate Library 1 chromosome 4, Cicar.CDCFrontier_v2.0, whole genome shotgun sequence window:
- the CAGOLS2 gene encoding galactinol synthase 2: MAPDIATAAANINDAQAKASKRAFVTFLAGNGDYVKGVVGLVKGLRKVKTIYPLVVAVLPDVPQEHRNILTSQGCIVREIQPVYPPENQTQFAMAYYVINYSKLRIWAFEEYDKMIYLDGDIQVFENIDHLFDLPNDYFYAVMDCFCEATWGHTKQYEIGYCQQCPDKVQWPTNFGAKPPLYFNAGFFVYEPNMATYHDLLQKLKLTKPTSFAEQDYLNMYFKDKYKPIPNIYNLVLAMLWRHPENVELEKVKVVHYCAAGSKPWRYTGVEENMEREDIKMLVKKWWDIYEDESLDYKEPVNANRLTSALLEAPGINFVPAPSAA, from the exons ATGGCTCCTGATATAGCAACTGCTGCAGCCAACATCAATGACGCTCAAGCTAAGGCTTCAAAACGCGCCTTTGTTACCTTCCTTGCCGGAAACGGAGACTACGTCAAAGGTGTTGTTGGTTTAGTCAAAGGTCTTCGTAAAGTCAAAACCATTTACCCTCTAGTGGTTGCAGTGTTACCTGATGTTCCTCAGGAGCACCGGAATATTTTAACTTCTCAAGGTTGTATTGTTAGAGAGATTCAACCTGTTTACCCTCCTGAGAATCAGACTCAGTTTGCTATGGCTTATTATGTCATCAACTACTCCAAGCTTCGTATTTGGGCT TTTGAGGAATATGACAAGATGATTTACCTTGACGGTGACATACAAGTATTTGAAAACATTGACCATTTATTTGACCTCCCTAATGACTATTTCTACGCGGTGATGGATTGTTTTTGTGAGGCTACTTGGGGACACACCAAGCAGTATGAAATCGGTTACTGTCAGCAGTGTCCTGATAAGGTTCAATGGCCCACTAATTTTGGTGCCAAGCCTCCACTCTACTTCAACGCTGGTTTTTTTGTTTATGAACCTAATATGGCTACTTACCATGATCTTCTTCAAAAACTTAAACTCACAAAGCCAACTTCCTTTGCTGAACAG GATTATTTGAACATGTACTTCaaggacaagtataagcctatACCAAATATTTACAATCTTGTGCTGGCTATGCTCTGGCGTCACCCTGAGAATGTTGAACTTGAGAAAGTCAAAGTGGTTCATTACTGTGCCGCt GGGTCTAAGCCATGGAGGTACACAGGGGTGGAGGAGAATATGGAAAGAGAAGATATAAAGATGTTGGTGAAGAAATGGTGGGATATATATGAAGACGAGAGTTTGGATTACAAGGAACCCGTGAATGCGAATCGCTTAACATCAGCACTTTTGGAAGCTCCTGGTATCAACTTTGTTCCAGCTCCATCAGCCGCTTGA